A window from Gossypium raimondii isolate GPD5lz chromosome 7, ASM2569854v1, whole genome shotgun sequence encodes these proteins:
- the LOC105791985 gene encoding uncharacterized protein LOC105791985 isoform X1: MLKKNVHVQSNGGTGVRLEKPTNPLFCGKLKRNKMSGRKKLDVNEKVEVRSEEEGFQGSWHQGTVIALDKRGFHIKYDHIVVDDGSDSLVDIVGVSPGINGIDCPCENHCHYRGLMRQLPPKLVFSKWSLCYGICVDVWYMDAWWEGVIFDHEDGSETRRVFFPDLGDEMVAGIADLRITQDWDDFEEEWHQRGTWLFLELIKQYEHEWYISVSVKQLWYDLREKNSFQNVREWTISCDSLWKKLVLEVIKDNHEITVNHFVRVLGLPGSSQPESESQLEPSMPDADLDETASLLPFEHKVNSNLLSPNSSIVQPIQEKSSIGPLMCISNDDTHVLTECNGSCLDKALSVLPEALLVSPSVVDGISCICSLTRNERFSKTDNDMAQRRARLKRHNAKVTWITAGPNLVPEAESCPDAIRKYALADKKHLNALRTDVRKHLLYQGWRIESKREKHLVRMRYISPTGVCYYSLYKLCSHLMNNTRELICSDTKDAHHVIESNSKVQHVVEPEYCPQAVLNWSKADINAICKRRLRKSDMIPKAKKHLSWLGWVFHYVVSNGRRYLCYTSPRGRTCYSLRGACKICIKEGGLSQDAASPSGSVGNINVTEEVDGQLAGKKLSSALSKMDIQRKPVCSDTKDAHHVVEPNIKDLHVEPEYCPHALLNWSKAESNEIQKCHFRRSDMTLKASPRPVETINVNEEVDSQLASEKLCSALSDTDILRSLVPSNAKSNNCTRKSFSKLETRNVSEQSIVLGQRTQKPKRKKDSLSNLVADLVKKQTDSPVKNTSISRLKGGKSPAALIKLRENLNGNQHNHLLRSTKRVQQVVTPSLLHQNPRTVLSWLIDNNVVLPRSKVHYWRKEKRLKVEGRITRNGVKCNCCDKIYTLGGFVAHGGSSNHRAAAKIFLEDGRSLLDCQREMMRTNKMKSQRKLSCRLIRNSQIDKNDDICYVCHYGGELILCDQCPSSFHKSCLDLESIPDGDWFCPSCCCGICGQSKLKEDVANIEDDRVLTCAQCEHKYHVQCICRRGADSLEICAKENWFCCKKCEEIFLVLHELLGRPIPVGTDNLTWTLIKSMPSNTHDEASDNEAMVENYSKLSIALDVMHECFKPIKELRTGRDLVADIIFSRSSEHNGLNFQGFYTILLERQDELITVANVRVHGEKVAEIPLIGTRFQYRQLGMCRILMDELEKKLIELGVQRLMLPAVPDVLPTWTGSFGFLKMTPSERLQFVDYTLLGFQGAIMCQKLLPKSPLVESNLSLGSQFELHSDENANADGSSSVSEALQAIEENRCMDQGPMEIDTGGWITKNVDIVVTLQANQPTQIDHARCDNEVNPNCSVQAAYCEETKGGGNHFVKCCYKKRRRIAVNRR, from the exons ATGCTTAAGAAGAACGTACATGTTCAGTCAAATGGCGGCACTGGTGTTCGACTGGAGAAACCGACAAACCCTCTGTTTTGTGGAAAACTGAAACGTAACAAAATGAGTGGGAGGAAGAAACTTGATGTTAATGAAAAAGTTGAG GTGAGGAGTGAGGAAGAGGGATTTCAGGGCTCATGGCATCAAGGGACTGTTATTGCATTGGATAAGCGGGGGTTTCACATCAAGTATGACCACATTGTTGTTGATGATGGTTCTGATAGTCTCGTTGACATTGTGGGTGTTTCACCTGGAATAAATGGTATTGACTGTCCCTGTGAGAATCATTGTCACTATCGAGGGTTAATGAGGCAATTGCCACCTAAGCTAGTGTTCAGTAAATGGAGTCTTTGCTATGGTATCTGTGTGGATGTATGGTATATGGATGCCTGGTGGGAAGGTGTGATTTTTGACCATGAAGATGGTTCAGAGACTAGGAGAGTGTTCTTTCCTGATTTGGGTGATGAAATGGTCGCTGGAATTGCAGATTTACGGATTACACAAGATTGGGATGATTTTGAAGAGGAGTGGCACCAACGTGGAACTTGGTTGTTTCTTGAGTTGATTAAACAATATGAGCATGAGTGGTACATTTCTGTTTCTGTGAAGCAACTCTGGTATGATTTACGGGAGaaaaatagttttcaaaatGTTAGAGAGTGGACTATTTCTTGTGATTCTTTGTGGAAAAAATTGGTGCTGGAGGTAATAAAAGATAATCATGAGATCACTGTGAATCATTTTGTTAGGGTATTAGGCCTTCCTGGGTCCTCTCAACCAGAATCTGAGTCGCAACTGGAGCCTAGTATGCCAGATGCAGATTTAGATGAAACTGCTTCTCTTTTACCATTTGAGCATAAGGTTAACAGTAATTTGTTGAGTCCAAATTCATCTATTGTTCAACCAATTCAAGAGAAATCTAGTATAGGTCCGTTGATGTGCATCTCAAATGATGATACTCATGTTTTAACTGAATGCAATGGGTCCTGTCTTGATAAAGCACTTTCTGTTTTACCTGAAGCTTTGTTGGTCTCACCCTCTGTTGTGGATGGAATTTCTTGCATCTGTTCTCTAACCAGAAATGAAAGATTTTCCAAAACCGATAATGATATGGCTCAAAGGAGGGCCAGGCTAAAGAGACACAATGCAAAGGTTACATGGATAACTGCTGGTCCCAACCTTGTTCCTGAGGCTGAGTCATGCCCTGATGCCATTAGAAAATATGCTCTTGCTGACAAGAAACATCTTAATGCTTTGAGAACTGATGTTAGGAAGCATCTTTTATATCAAGGATGGAGAATTGAATCGAAGCGAGAAAAACATCTTGTCAGAATGCGATACATCTCACCTACTGGTGTTTGTTATTACTCTCTTTATAAGCTCTGCTCACATTTAATGAATAACACCAGAGAGCTTATTTGTTCAGACACAAAAGATGCACATCATGTTATTGAATCAAACAGCAAGGTTCAACATGTTGTTGAACCTGAATATTGCCCTCAAGCTGTTTTGAATTGGTCTAAAGCTGATATCAATGCGATTTGCAAGCGCCGTCTCAGGAAAAGTGATATGATACCGAAGGCAAAAAAGCATCTCTCATGGCTGGGTTGGGTATTTCACTATGTAGTCAGCAATGGAAGGCGCTATTTGTGCTATACTTCACCGAGAGGAAGGACATGTTATTCACTTCGTGGAGCCtgcaaaatttgtataaaaGAAGGCGGGCTTTCACAAGATGCTGCTTCTCCTTCTGGATCTGTCGGAAACATTAATGTCACTGAAGAGGTTGATGGTCAACTAGCAGGCAAGAAGCTTTCTTCTGCACTCTCTAAAATGGATATCCAGAGGAAGCCTGTTTGTTCTGACACCAAAGATGCACATCATGTTGTTGAACCAAACATCAAAGATCTACATGTTGAACCAGAATATTGCCCTCATGCTCTTTTGAACTGGTCTAAAGCTGAATCCAATGAGATTCAAAAGTGTCATTTCAGGAGAAGTGATATGACCCTGAAGGCTTCTCCTAGACCTGTAGAGACAATTAATGTCAATGAGGAGGTTGATAGCCAGCTAGCAAGTGAGAAGCTTTGTTCTGCACTTTCTGATACAGATATCCTGAGAAGCTTGGTGCCATCAAATGCTAAATCTAACAATTGTACTAGAAAATCTTTTTCTAAACTGGAGACTAGAAATGTTTCTGAGCAAAGTATAGTACTAGGTCAAAGAACTCAGAAGCCTAAGAGGAAAAAGGATAGTTTATCGAATCTTGTGGCTGACTTAGTTAAAAAGCAAACTGACTCACCTGTTAAAAACACTAGCATCTCAAGATTGAAAGGTGGAAAATCACCTGCAGCATTGATCAAATTAAGAGAGAATCTCAATGGCAATCAACATAACCATTTGTTACGATCAACCAAAAGAGTGCAGCAGGTTGTAACTCCTAGTCTGTTGCATCAAAATCCACGAACTGTGTTGTCTTGGCTGATAGATAACAATGTTGTTTTACCAAGGTCAAAAGTACATTACTGGAGGAAGGAAAAGAGATTGAAAGTGGAAGGCCGGATAACTCGTAATGGAGTTAAGTGCAATTGTTGTGACAAGATATACACTCTCGGTGGCTTTGTAGCACATGGTGGCAGCAGTAACCACAGAGCAGCTGCCAAGATCTTCTTGGAAGATGGCAGGTCTCTGTTGGACTGCCAACGGGAAATGATGCGAACTAATAAGATGAAGTCTCAAAGAAAACTGAGTTGCCGTTTGATTCGCAATTCTCAAATAGACAAGAATGACGACATTTGTTATGTTTGTCATTATGGAGGTGAACTAATATTGTGTGATCAATGCCCATCCTCATTCCATAAAAGCTGCCTCGATTTAGAG AGTATTCCAGATGGTGACTGGTTCTGTCCATCTTGTTGCTGTGGAATCTGTGGTCAAAGCAAGCTTAAAGAAGACGTTGCTAATATTGAGGATGATAGAGTTCTTACTTGTGCTCAGTGTGAGCATAAAT ATCATGTTCAGTGCATATGCCGTAGAGGGGCAGATAGCTTGGAAATATGTGCAAAAGAAAATTGGTTTTGCTGCAAAAAGTGTGAAGAG ATATTTTTGGTCCTTCATGAACTTTTAGGAAGACCAATTCCTGTCGGAACAGACAATCTAACATGGACACTAATTAAATCCATGCCATCAAATACTCATGATGAGGCTTCAGATAATGAGGCCATGGTTGAGAATTATAGCAAACTTAGCATCGCGCTTGACGTGATGCATGAGTGTTTCAAGCCTATAAAAGAACTTCGCACTGGCAGAGATCTTGTTGCAGATATTATATTCAGTAGAAG TTCTGAACATAACGGCTTGAACTTCCAAGGCTTCTACACAATACTTTTGGAAAGACAGGATGAACTCATTACCGTTGCTAATGTTAG GGTCCACGGAGAAAAAGTAGCCGAAATACCTTTAATTGGTACCAGATTTCAATACCGGCAACTTGGAATGTGTCGCATTTTGATGGATGAGCTTGAAAAG AAGCTCATAGAATTAGGAGTTCAGAGGCTGATGTTACCTGCTGTTCCTGATGTGCTGCCCACCTGGACTGGTTCATTTGGGTTTTTAAAGATGACTCCATCAGAGAGATTACAATTTGTTGATTATACATTGTTAGGTTTCCAGGGTGCCATCATGTGCCAGAAGCTTTTACCGAAGAGTCCTTTAGTGGAATCAAACCTATCTCTTG GATCCCAGTTTGAACTTCATAGTGATGAAAATGCCAATGCAGATGGGTCCAGTTCAGTCTCTGAAGCACTCCAAGCGATTGAGGAAAACAGATGTATGGATCAAGGACCAATGGA GATTGATACTGGCGGGTGGATTACTAAAAATGTTGATATTGTGGTTACG TTACAGGCCAACCAACCAACTCAAATTGACCATGCTCGATGCGATAATGAAGTCAATCCAAATTGCTCAGTTCAGGCTGCCTATTGTGAGGAAACGAAAGGTGGCGGTAACCATTTTGTCAAGTGCTGCTACAAGAAGCGCAGGAGGATAGCTGTGAATAGGAGGTAA
- the LOC105791985 gene encoding uncharacterized protein LOC105791985 isoform X2: MLKKNVHVQSNGGTGVRLEKPTNPLFCGKLKRNKMSGRKKLDVNEKVEVRSEEEGFQGSWHQGTVIALDKRGFHIKYDHIVVDDGSDSLVDIVGVSPGINGIDCPCENHCHYRGLMRQLPPKLVFSKWSLCYGICVDVWYMDAWWEGVIFDHEDGSETRRVFFPDLGDEMVAGIADLRITQDWDDFEEEWHQRGTWLFLELIKQYEHEWYISVSVKQLWYDLREKNSFQNVREWTISCDSLWKKLVLEVIKDNHEITVNHFVRVLGLPGSSQPESESQLEPSMPDADLDETASLLPFEHKVNSNLLSPNSSIVQPIQEKSSIGPLMCISNDDTHVLTECNGSCLDKALSVLPEALLVSPSVVDGISCICSLTRNERFSKTDNDMAQRRARLKRHNAKVTWITAGPNLVPEAESCPDAIRKYALADKKHLNALRTDVRKHLLYQGWRIESKREKHLVRMRYISPTGVCYYSLYKLCSHLMNNTRELICSDTKDAHHVIESNSKVQHVVEPEYCPQAVLNWSKADINAICKRRLRKSDMIPKAKKHLSWLGWVFHYVVSNGRRYLCYTSPRGRTCYSLRGACKICIKEGGLSQDAASPSGSVGNINVTEEVDGQLAGKKLSSALSKMDIQRKPVCSDTKDAHHVVEPNIKDLHVEPEYCPHALLNWSKAESNEIQKCHFRRSDMTLKASPRPVETINVNEEVDSQLASEKLCSALSDTDILRSLVPSNAKSNNCTRKSFSKLETRNVSEQSIVLGQRTQKPKRKKDSLSNLVADLVKKQTDSPVKNTSISRLKGGKSPAALIKLRENLNGNQHNHLLRSTKRVQQVVTPSLLHQNPRTVLSWLIDNNVVLPRSKVHYWRKEKRLKVEGRITRNGVKCNCCDKIYTLGGFVAHGGSSNHRAAAKIFLEDGRSLLDCQREMMRTNKMKSQRKLSCRLIRNSQIDKNDDICYVCHYGGELILCDQCPSSFHKSCLDLESIPDGDWFCPSCCCGICGQSKLKEDVANIEDDRVLTCAQCEHKYHVQCICRRGADSLEICAKENWFCCKKCEEIFLVLHELLGRPIPVGTDNLTWTLIKSMPSNTHDEASDNEAMVENYSKLSIALDVMHECFKPIKELRTGRDLVADIIFSRSSEHNGLNFQGFYTILLERQDELITVANVRVHGEKVAEIPLIGTRFQYRQLGMCRILMDELEKKLIELGVQRLMLPAVPDVLPTWTGSFGFLKMTPSERLQFVDYTLLGFQGAIMCQKLLPKSPLVESNLSLGSQFELHSDENANADGSSSVSEALQAIEENRCMDQGPMEIDTGGWITKNVDIVVTANQPTQIDHARCDNEVNPNCSVQAAYCEETKGGGNHFVKCCYKKRRRIAVNRR; encoded by the exons ATGCTTAAGAAGAACGTACATGTTCAGTCAAATGGCGGCACTGGTGTTCGACTGGAGAAACCGACAAACCCTCTGTTTTGTGGAAAACTGAAACGTAACAAAATGAGTGGGAGGAAGAAACTTGATGTTAATGAAAAAGTTGAG GTGAGGAGTGAGGAAGAGGGATTTCAGGGCTCATGGCATCAAGGGACTGTTATTGCATTGGATAAGCGGGGGTTTCACATCAAGTATGACCACATTGTTGTTGATGATGGTTCTGATAGTCTCGTTGACATTGTGGGTGTTTCACCTGGAATAAATGGTATTGACTGTCCCTGTGAGAATCATTGTCACTATCGAGGGTTAATGAGGCAATTGCCACCTAAGCTAGTGTTCAGTAAATGGAGTCTTTGCTATGGTATCTGTGTGGATGTATGGTATATGGATGCCTGGTGGGAAGGTGTGATTTTTGACCATGAAGATGGTTCAGAGACTAGGAGAGTGTTCTTTCCTGATTTGGGTGATGAAATGGTCGCTGGAATTGCAGATTTACGGATTACACAAGATTGGGATGATTTTGAAGAGGAGTGGCACCAACGTGGAACTTGGTTGTTTCTTGAGTTGATTAAACAATATGAGCATGAGTGGTACATTTCTGTTTCTGTGAAGCAACTCTGGTATGATTTACGGGAGaaaaatagttttcaaaatGTTAGAGAGTGGACTATTTCTTGTGATTCTTTGTGGAAAAAATTGGTGCTGGAGGTAATAAAAGATAATCATGAGATCACTGTGAATCATTTTGTTAGGGTATTAGGCCTTCCTGGGTCCTCTCAACCAGAATCTGAGTCGCAACTGGAGCCTAGTATGCCAGATGCAGATTTAGATGAAACTGCTTCTCTTTTACCATTTGAGCATAAGGTTAACAGTAATTTGTTGAGTCCAAATTCATCTATTGTTCAACCAATTCAAGAGAAATCTAGTATAGGTCCGTTGATGTGCATCTCAAATGATGATACTCATGTTTTAACTGAATGCAATGGGTCCTGTCTTGATAAAGCACTTTCTGTTTTACCTGAAGCTTTGTTGGTCTCACCCTCTGTTGTGGATGGAATTTCTTGCATCTGTTCTCTAACCAGAAATGAAAGATTTTCCAAAACCGATAATGATATGGCTCAAAGGAGGGCCAGGCTAAAGAGACACAATGCAAAGGTTACATGGATAACTGCTGGTCCCAACCTTGTTCCTGAGGCTGAGTCATGCCCTGATGCCATTAGAAAATATGCTCTTGCTGACAAGAAACATCTTAATGCTTTGAGAACTGATGTTAGGAAGCATCTTTTATATCAAGGATGGAGAATTGAATCGAAGCGAGAAAAACATCTTGTCAGAATGCGATACATCTCACCTACTGGTGTTTGTTATTACTCTCTTTATAAGCTCTGCTCACATTTAATGAATAACACCAGAGAGCTTATTTGTTCAGACACAAAAGATGCACATCATGTTATTGAATCAAACAGCAAGGTTCAACATGTTGTTGAACCTGAATATTGCCCTCAAGCTGTTTTGAATTGGTCTAAAGCTGATATCAATGCGATTTGCAAGCGCCGTCTCAGGAAAAGTGATATGATACCGAAGGCAAAAAAGCATCTCTCATGGCTGGGTTGGGTATTTCACTATGTAGTCAGCAATGGAAGGCGCTATTTGTGCTATACTTCACCGAGAGGAAGGACATGTTATTCACTTCGTGGAGCCtgcaaaatttgtataaaaGAAGGCGGGCTTTCACAAGATGCTGCTTCTCCTTCTGGATCTGTCGGAAACATTAATGTCACTGAAGAGGTTGATGGTCAACTAGCAGGCAAGAAGCTTTCTTCTGCACTCTCTAAAATGGATATCCAGAGGAAGCCTGTTTGTTCTGACACCAAAGATGCACATCATGTTGTTGAACCAAACATCAAAGATCTACATGTTGAACCAGAATATTGCCCTCATGCTCTTTTGAACTGGTCTAAAGCTGAATCCAATGAGATTCAAAAGTGTCATTTCAGGAGAAGTGATATGACCCTGAAGGCTTCTCCTAGACCTGTAGAGACAATTAATGTCAATGAGGAGGTTGATAGCCAGCTAGCAAGTGAGAAGCTTTGTTCTGCACTTTCTGATACAGATATCCTGAGAAGCTTGGTGCCATCAAATGCTAAATCTAACAATTGTACTAGAAAATCTTTTTCTAAACTGGAGACTAGAAATGTTTCTGAGCAAAGTATAGTACTAGGTCAAAGAACTCAGAAGCCTAAGAGGAAAAAGGATAGTTTATCGAATCTTGTGGCTGACTTAGTTAAAAAGCAAACTGACTCACCTGTTAAAAACACTAGCATCTCAAGATTGAAAGGTGGAAAATCACCTGCAGCATTGATCAAATTAAGAGAGAATCTCAATGGCAATCAACATAACCATTTGTTACGATCAACCAAAAGAGTGCAGCAGGTTGTAACTCCTAGTCTGTTGCATCAAAATCCACGAACTGTGTTGTCTTGGCTGATAGATAACAATGTTGTTTTACCAAGGTCAAAAGTACATTACTGGAGGAAGGAAAAGAGATTGAAAGTGGAAGGCCGGATAACTCGTAATGGAGTTAAGTGCAATTGTTGTGACAAGATATACACTCTCGGTGGCTTTGTAGCACATGGTGGCAGCAGTAACCACAGAGCAGCTGCCAAGATCTTCTTGGAAGATGGCAGGTCTCTGTTGGACTGCCAACGGGAAATGATGCGAACTAATAAGATGAAGTCTCAAAGAAAACTGAGTTGCCGTTTGATTCGCAATTCTCAAATAGACAAGAATGACGACATTTGTTATGTTTGTCATTATGGAGGTGAACTAATATTGTGTGATCAATGCCCATCCTCATTCCATAAAAGCTGCCTCGATTTAGAG AGTATTCCAGATGGTGACTGGTTCTGTCCATCTTGTTGCTGTGGAATCTGTGGTCAAAGCAAGCTTAAAGAAGACGTTGCTAATATTGAGGATGATAGAGTTCTTACTTGTGCTCAGTGTGAGCATAAAT ATCATGTTCAGTGCATATGCCGTAGAGGGGCAGATAGCTTGGAAATATGTGCAAAAGAAAATTGGTTTTGCTGCAAAAAGTGTGAAGAG ATATTTTTGGTCCTTCATGAACTTTTAGGAAGACCAATTCCTGTCGGAACAGACAATCTAACATGGACACTAATTAAATCCATGCCATCAAATACTCATGATGAGGCTTCAGATAATGAGGCCATGGTTGAGAATTATAGCAAACTTAGCATCGCGCTTGACGTGATGCATGAGTGTTTCAAGCCTATAAAAGAACTTCGCACTGGCAGAGATCTTGTTGCAGATATTATATTCAGTAGAAG TTCTGAACATAACGGCTTGAACTTCCAAGGCTTCTACACAATACTTTTGGAAAGACAGGATGAACTCATTACCGTTGCTAATGTTAG GGTCCACGGAGAAAAAGTAGCCGAAATACCTTTAATTGGTACCAGATTTCAATACCGGCAACTTGGAATGTGTCGCATTTTGATGGATGAGCTTGAAAAG AAGCTCATAGAATTAGGAGTTCAGAGGCTGATGTTACCTGCTGTTCCTGATGTGCTGCCCACCTGGACTGGTTCATTTGGGTTTTTAAAGATGACTCCATCAGAGAGATTACAATTTGTTGATTATACATTGTTAGGTTTCCAGGGTGCCATCATGTGCCAGAAGCTTTTACCGAAGAGTCCTTTAGTGGAATCAAACCTATCTCTTG GATCCCAGTTTGAACTTCATAGTGATGAAAATGCCAATGCAGATGGGTCCAGTTCAGTCTCTGAAGCACTCCAAGCGATTGAGGAAAACAGATGTATGGATCAAGGACCAATGGA GATTGATACTGGCGGGTGGATTACTAAAAATGTTGATATTGTGGTTACG GCCAACCAACCAACTCAAATTGACCATGCTCGATGCGATAATGAAGTCAATCCAAATTGCTCAGTTCAGGCTGCCTATTGTGAGGAAACGAAAGGTGGCGGTAACCATTTTGTCAAGTGCTGCTACAAGAAGCGCAGGAGGATAGCTGTGAATAGGAGGTAA
- the LOC105791971 gene encoding internal alternative NAD(P)H-ubiquinone oxidoreductase A2, mitochondrial, whose amino-acid sequence MFWYRNLIKLSTPIKSKTPITKNLLQASLSHFSTANQPPASAQAQPSGLGPTKPHDKPRVVVLGSGWAGCRLMKGLDPKLYDIVCVSPRNHMVFTPLLASTCVGTLEFRSVAEPIARIQPSISSAPGSYFFLANSTAVDTEHHEVHCETVTDGTDTLDPWKFKISYDKLVIASGAQASTFGIHGVKEHAIFLREVHHAQEIRRKLLLNLMLSDVPGLPEEEKRRLLHCVVVGGGPTGVEFSGELSDFIRRDVHERYTHVKDYIHVTLIEANEILSSFDDRLRRYAIKHLTKSGVRLVRGIVKDVKPENLVLTDGSEVPYGLLVWSTGVGPSPFVNSLGLPKSPGGRIGVDEWLRVPTVQDVFSIGDCSGFLESTGKPVLPALAQVAERQGKYLANLLNKICKDGGGHANGAKDMNLGDPFEYKHLGSMATVGRFKALVDLRQSKEAKGISLAGFVSWFIWRSAYLTRVVSWRNRFYVAINWLTTFVFGRDISRI is encoded by the exons ATGTTTTGGTATAGGAACTTGATCAAACTCTCCACACCTATCAAATCCAAAACCCCCATCACCAAAAATCTTCTACAAGCTTCTTTATCCCACTTCAGCACCGCCAACCAACCCCCTGCCTCGGCTCAGGCTCAGCCATCAGGTCTCGGACCCACCAAGCCACACGACAAACCGAGGGTGGTGGTGTTAGGATCCGGATGGGCTGGTTGCAGGCTAATGAAAGGCTTGGACCCCAAGCTGTATGACATCGTTTGTGTCTCGCCTAGGAACCATATGGTATTTACTCCCCTATTGGCTTCTACTTGTGTTGGGACTCTTGAGTTCAGGTCCGTTGCCGAACCCATTGCCAGGATTCAGCCCTCCATCTCTTCAGCACCTGGATCCTATTTTTTTCTTGCCAATTCTACTGCGGTGGATACCGAACACCATGAG GTGCATTGTGAGACTGTTACTGATGGAACTGACACCCTGGACCCATGGAAGTTTAAGATTTCATATGATAAGTTGGTAATTGCATCAGGAGCACAGGCATCGACTTTCGGAATCCATGGCGTGAAAGAACATGCAATTTTTCTGCGTGAAGTTCACCATGCTCAGGAAATTCGGAGGAAGCTACTTCTCAACTTGATGCTATCTGATGTACCGG GGCTTCCTGAAGAAGAGAAACGTAGATTGCTGCATTGTGTTGTTGTAGGAGGCGGTCCGACCGGGGTTGAGTTTAGTGGTGAACTTAGTGATTTTATTAGGAGGGATGTTCATGAAAGATACACTCATGTAAAAGACTATATCCATGTCACACTGATTGAG GCGAATGAGATACTGTCTTCCTTTGATGATCGTCTCCGGCGCTATGCAATTAAGCATTTAACGAAG TCAGGAGTTCGTCTAGTTCGTGGGATTGTGAAGGATGTTAAACCTGAAAATCTTGTCCTCACTGATGGTTCCGAGGTTCCCTATGGATTGTTAGTATGGTCAACAGGTGTTGGTCCTTCTCCTTTTGTGAACTCTCTAGGACTTCCGAAATCTCCGGGTGGAAG GATTGGTGTTGATGAGTGGCTTCGGGTTCCTACTGTGCAAGATGTATTTTCAATTGGTGATTGCAGCGGGTTTCTGGAAAGTACTGGCAAACCAGTCCTTCCGGCTTTAGCGCAG GTTGCTGAGCGACAAGGAAAGTATCTGGCAAACCTATTGAATAAAATCTGTAAAGATGGTGGAGGACATGCCAACGGTGCTAAGGACATGAACTTGGGGGATCCGTTTGAGTACAAGCATCTTGGAAGCATGGCAACTGTGGGCAGATTCAAGGCTCTTGTTGATCTAAGACAGAGCAAG GAGGCGAAAGGGATATCTCTAGCAGGCTTCGTCAGCTGGTTTATATGGCGCTCGGCATATCTAACACGAGTCGTCAGCTGGAGGAACAGATTCTATGTGGCTATTAACTGGCTCACAACTTTTGTGTTCGGTCGCGACATAAGCAGAATATAA